A genomic segment from Candidatus Viadribacter manganicus encodes:
- a CDS encoding histone deacetylase family protein, with the protein MLRHEPPPGHAEHPGRLQAVLDALEEVAFDRREAPMADRDAIARVHPRNYIDALEPAFAETSGARVRLDPDTYISSGSREAIYRAAGACVGAVDAVMSGEADMAFCAVRPPGHHAEPISPMGFCVFNNVAIGALHALEAHGLSRVAVVDFDVHHGNGTQTVAEGEPRLMFASTHQAPLYPGTGARNDTGVDGNVVNAPLPAGAGSSAWRRAMEERVLPALDAFAPELILVSAGFDAHKADPLAQLELETEDFAWVGQRLKELALRHCKGKLVSTLEGGYDLAALAGSAAAYLAALQRD; encoded by the coding sequence ATGCTCCGTCACGAACCGCCGCCTGGGCACGCCGAACATCCTGGCCGCTTGCAGGCGGTGCTCGACGCGCTGGAGGAGGTCGCGTTCGATCGACGCGAAGCGCCGATGGCCGATCGCGACGCCATCGCGCGCGTGCATCCGCGCAATTACATCGACGCCTTGGAGCCTGCGTTCGCCGAAACCTCCGGCGCGCGCGTGCGGCTCGATCCCGACACCTATATCTCCAGCGGTTCGCGTGAAGCGATCTACCGCGCCGCCGGCGCCTGCGTTGGCGCTGTCGATGCCGTGATGAGCGGCGAAGCCGACATGGCGTTCTGCGCCGTGCGTCCGCCGGGACACCACGCCGAACCAATTTCGCCGATGGGCTTTTGCGTTTTCAACAACGTCGCCATCGGCGCGCTGCACGCTTTAGAAGCGCACGGCCTCTCGCGCGTCGCTGTCGTCGATTTCGATGTGCATCACGGCAACGGCACGCAGACTGTCGCTGAAGGGGAGCCGCGGCTTATGTTTGCGTCCACGCACCAAGCGCCGCTTTATCCCGGAACGGGCGCGCGTAATGACACCGGCGTTGACGGTAACGTCGTCAACGCGCCGTTGCCCGCAGGCGCCGGTAGCAGCGCATGGCGCCGCGCAATGGAAGAACGCGTGCTCCCCGCGCTCGATGCATTCGCACCCGAATTGATCTTGGTTTCCGCCGGTTTCGATGCTCACAAGGCCGATCCACTCGCGCAACTGGAACTAGAAACTGAGGATTTCGCCTGGGTGGGGCAGCGGCTCAAGGAACTCGCATTACGTCACTGCAAGGGTAAGCTTGTTTCGACTCTGGAGGGCGGCTACGATTTAGCCGCGCTCGCCGGATCCGCCGCGGCATATTTGGCAGCGCTCCAGCGCGACTAA
- a CDS encoding histidine phosphatase family protein yields MTTTMAPNETLDRRSAVRVGSIVIARHGKPHADRSVRIDHHGYRDWWAGYDLARLHPDEKPPEKLVAHAQASDIIYASTLPRAIHTAEMVAGGRQIITDPIFIEAPLPPPPVWGRRSPRAWGVWARVAWWFGRHEDGETRLEAETRAEAAVATLTAQALRGQNVLLCAHGWFNRMMRPILRAQGWREVEDGGDSHWSYRRYEKLK; encoded by the coding sequence ATGACGACGACCATGGCGCCCAACGAGACGCTAGATCGCCGTTCAGCCGTGCGGGTTGGCAGCATTGTCATCGCGCGGCACGGCAAACCGCACGCCGATCGCTCAGTGCGGATCGATCATCACGGCTATCGCGATTGGTGGGCGGGTTACGATCTCGCGCGCTTGCATCCCGATGAGAAGCCGCCCGAAAAACTGGTGGCGCACGCGCAAGCCAGCGACATCATCTACGCATCGACTTTGCCGCGCGCGATCCACACTGCCGAGATGGTGGCGGGTGGCCGCCAGATCATCACCGATCCAATTTTCATCGAAGCGCCGTTGCCGCCGCCGCCTGTTTGGGGCCGGCGTAGCCCGCGCGCTTGGGGTGTCTGGGCGCGCGTCGCCTGGTGGTTCGGACGCCACGAAGACGGCGAGACGCGGCTCGAAGCGGAAACCCGCGCCGAGGCGGCGGTCGCCACGCTTACCGCACAAGCGCTGCGGGGGCAGAACGTGCTGCTGTGCGCCCACGGCTGGTTCAACCGTATGATGCGCCCGATCCTGCGCGCCCAGGGCTGGCGCGAAGTCGAGGACGGGGGCGACAGCCACTGGAGCTATCGCCGCTACGAGAAATTGAAGTGA
- a CDS encoding toll/interleukin-1 receptor domain-containing protein, whose product MPSVVIIHAAEDTLPARALAEKLRQAQLQVVLEKSPGEELRNAIKGAPVTIALWSPRSSQSAELAEEAKFARGKTTVYHALMQSAQAPEAFRGDRAVNLTGWRGEDEFPAWRELAKLITDKAGVAPLPPPAPKPPSGFFQPGRAPEGVAQPQAGGARQQAPQPQQQARQQAQPQQRAAPQQRPPAPQPQRSIPQHEPEPKKGGGMLVIAAVVVVLVAGLGGGGWWYMNQNSASSTSAAWDAVSRDDADALRQFIDGDPGQYRQDAEQALAALEERQYAAATQTDTIEAYEAFLNDFPDSQHATRTSGRIAELRLAQPPAETTTEEVPLGPETNPDLLPPGVPATTAPAPDTTGGPQQITPPSEEATPPADLPTN is encoded by the coding sequence ATGCCGTCTGTGGTGATTATCCACGCCGCGGAAGACACGCTGCCGGCCAGAGCCCTGGCCGAAAAGCTACGCCAGGCTCAGCTTCAAGTCGTTCTCGAAAAGTCGCCGGGCGAAGAGCTTCGCAACGCGATCAAGGGCGCGCCGGTGACGATCGCTTTATGGTCGCCGCGCTCGTCGCAAAGCGCAGAGCTTGCTGAAGAAGCAAAGTTCGCACGCGGCAAGACCACGGTTTACCACGCACTGATGCAGAGCGCGCAGGCGCCTGAGGCGTTCCGCGGCGATCGCGCCGTGAACCTCACCGGTTGGCGCGGCGAAGATGAATTCCCGGCTTGGCGCGAGCTTGCCAAGCTGATCACCGATAAGGCCGGCGTTGCGCCGTTGCCGCCGCCGGCGCCGAAGCCGCCGTCAGGATTTTTCCAGCCTGGCCGTGCGCCAGAAGGCGTCGCCCAGCCGCAAGCCGGCGGCGCGCGTCAGCAAGCGCCGCAACCGCAACAACAGGCGCGCCAGCAGGCGCAACCTCAACAGCGCGCCGCGCCGCAACAGCGTCCGCCCGCGCCACAACCTCAGCGCAGCATTCCCCAGCACGAGCCGGAGCCCAAGAAGGGCGGCGGCATGCTGGTGATCGCGGCGGTTGTTGTTGTGCTGGTCGCGGGCCTTGGCGGCGGCGGCTGGTGGTACATGAACCAGAACAGCGCCTCCTCCACATCAGCGGCGTGGGATGCGGTTTCGCGCGATGACGCCGATGCGCTTCGTCAGTTCATCGATGGCGATCCGGGCCAATATCGTCAGGACGCCGAACAGGCGCTCGCGGCGCTTGAGGAGCGTCAGTATGCGGCTGCAACGCAAACCGACACGATCGAAGCTTACGAAGCGTTCTTGAACGACTTCCCGGACAGCCAGCACGCAACGCGCACCAGCGGCCGCATCGCCGAATTGCGCTTGGCGCAGCCGCCAGCTGAAACAACGACCGAAGAAGTGCCGCTTGGCCCGGAAACAAACCCGGACTTGCTGCCGCCTGGCGTGCCGGCAACCACCGCCCCGGCGCCGGATACGACGGGCGGCCCGCAACAAATCACGCCGCCTTCGGAAGAAGCGACGCCGCCGGCTGACCTGCCGACGAACTGA
- a CDS encoding response regulator transcription factor has protein sequence MRALLVEDDGDIAEDVARALTGAGYLVEHATDGESAWFLGDTEDFAVVVLDLGLPRLDGLSVLKRWRAAGRTFPVLILSARSAWTEKVDGIDAGADDYLAKPFEIGELLARVRALVRRAGGHATPLVTIGRLTLDTTRMSVSVDGAPQKISTLEYRLLDYLAHQNGRTVSAGELAEHLHGAEGAADANAIEALIARLRRKIGRDVIETRRGFGYLLSGA, from the coding sequence ATGCGCGCGCTGCTGGTCGAGGACGACGGCGACATCGCTGAAGATGTTGCACGCGCGCTGACCGGCGCAGGCTATCTCGTTGAGCACGCGACGGATGGCGAAAGCGCCTGGTTCCTGGGCGATACCGAAGATTTCGCGGTTGTGGTTCTAGATCTAGGCTTGCCGCGCCTCGACGGGCTCTCGGTGCTGAAACGCTGGCGCGCAGCTGGCCGCACCTTTCCGGTGCTGATCCTTTCTGCGCGCAGCGCCTGGACCGAAAAGGTCGATGGCATCGACGCGGGCGCTGATGATTATCTCGCCAAGCCTTTCGAGATCGGCGAACTCCTTGCGCGGGTGCGCGCGTTGGTGAGGCGCGCGGGCGGGCATGCAACGCCGTTGGTCACCATCGGCCGATTAACGCTCGATACGACGCGGATGAGCGTTTCCGTCGATGGCGCGCCGCAGAAAATTTCAACACTCGAATACCGGCTGCTGGACTATCTGGCCCATCAAAACGGGCGCACGGTCTCGGCCGGGGAATTGGCCGAACACCTGCATGGCGCTGAAGGGGCCGCCGATGCGAACGCGATCGAGGCGCTGATTGCACGTTTGCGGCGAAAGATTGGGCGCGACGTCATCGAGACGCGGCGCGGCTTTGGCTATCTGCTGAGCGGCGCGTGA
- a CDS encoding exodeoxyribonuclease VII small subunit → MTTDQKDPASLSFEDSLNELEKIVSHLERGDVPLADSIRIYKRGAALKARCESQLKDAQLEVDQIVMGPEGPRIEPAKIGS, encoded by the coding sequence ATGACGACGGATCAAAAAGACCCCGCCAGCCTCTCGTTCGAGGACTCCTTGAATGAGTTGGAAAAAATCGTCTCCCATTTGGAGCGAGGCGACGTGCCGTTGGCGGATTCGATTCGTATCTATAAGCGCGGCGCGGCCCTCAAGGCGCGCTGCGAGAGCCAGCTGAAAGACGCGCAGCTCGAAGTTGATCAAATCGTGATGGGTCCTGAAGGCCCGCGCATTGAACCCGCAAAGATCGGGTCATAG
- a CDS encoding PepSY domain-containing protein: protein MSWKHFIATIGAVLALAAIASTAMADRGRGRHGDHDEALTAVETRQALPLTRIFQIARTAVPGEIVEVELDREHGRLIYEVEVLTSSGRVRKVEIDARTGDVLEVEDED from the coding sequence ATGTCCTGGAAGCACTTCATCGCGACGATCGGGGCGGTTCTCGCCCTCGCCGCGATCGCCTCAACGGCGATGGCTGACCGGGGCCGTGGCCGCCACGGCGATCATGATGAAGCGCTTACGGCCGTCGAGACGCGTCAAGCGCTTCCCCTTACGCGCATATTCCAAATCGCGCGAACGGCGGTGCCGGGTGAGATCGTCGAAGTTGAACTTGATCGCGAGCATGGACGGCTGATCTATGAGGTCGAAGTACTGACCAGTTCGGGACGGGTGCGCAAAGTCGAGATCGACGCGCGCACTGGCGACGTGCTGGAAGTTGAAGACGAGGATTGA
- a CDS encoding tRNA-binding protein, whose protein sequence is MADDPQSNARQPIISFDDFMKVDIRLGTIVDVKVFEEAKKAAYQLWIDFGDPLGIKKSSAQVTSNYDIGELLGRRVAAVVNFEPKQIGKFMSEVLCLGFPDRNGNVVLLNVDRPALQGGRMY, encoded by the coding sequence ATGGCCGACGACCCGCAAAGCAATGCGCGCCAGCCGATCATTTCCTTCGACGACTTCATGAAGGTCGACATTCGCCTCGGCACCATTGTCGATGTGAAGGTCTTCGAGGAGGCCAAGAAGGCTGCCTATCAGTTGTGGATCGATTTCGGCGATCCGCTCGGCATCAAGAAGTCGAGCGCGCAGGTCACTTCGAATTACGACATCGGCGAGCTGCTTGGCCGCCGTGTCGCGGCAGTGGTCAACTTTGAGCCGAAGCAAATCGGCAAGTTCATGTCGGAAGTGCTTTGCCTCGGCTTCCCGGATCGCAATGGCAATGTCGTGTTGCTCAATGTCGATCGTCCCGCGCTGCAAGGCGGCCGGATGTACTGA
- a CDS encoding PepSY domain-containing protein — MLTNSRPFAIAAAAMAAFALAAPASAQSVASQPELSLSQVEGRLTAQGFRVLEIERDDGRYEVKALNSAGACVELDVHRSSGEVLRTRSDDDCGSGSHHSSNHRSGGDNGGDDRGGRRSR; from the coding sequence ATGCTCACCAATTCGCGACCGTTTGCGATCGCCGCCGCGGCCATGGCCGCTTTTGCGTTGGCCGCACCGGCCTCCGCTCAATCAGTAGCAAGCCAGCCTGAACTGTCGCTGAGCCAAGTCGAAGGCCGCCTGACGGCGCAGGGTTTCCGCGTCTTGGAAATTGAGCGTGATGACGGCCGCTACGAGGTCAAGGCGCTCAACAGCGCCGGTGCGTGTGTCGAACTCGATGTCCACCGCAGCTCGGGCGAGGTCCTCCGCACCAGGAGCGACGACGATTGTGGCAGCGGCAGTCATCACAGCAGCAACCACCGCAGCGGCGGTGATAACGGTGGCGATGATCGGGGCGGCCGCCGCAGCCGCTAA